In Opitutaceae bacterium, the sequence TTCTGGGTGGCGCGGGCGTGAAGTCGGCCCGTAATCGTCGCCCTCGGGTATGAGCCGACCTTACCTGCCCCTACCGCTGAGATAAAGCCCGGCGATTGGCGGGGACTCCTCACAGTTGGCGAAGGCAAAAGACTCCGCGAGCGCCCGCACGCTTTCGTCGGTGGCAGTTCCCAGCGGGGCGAGGAGGGCCTTGGATTGGAGCATTAGAAAGGGTCGCCTTGCACCCAACATCGTGTGGTAGGCCTCCTGCCATCGAAGGCCCTCGCCGATCTTGTCGGCAGCCTCATTCAATGTGGTGGACGGTGTTAAGTCGTGGTCCTCGATGAAGCCCGCACTCAGCGTGCGTGTTTTCCCGGCGGCGGTGCTCGCAAGAAATCTCCGCCAAGGAGTGTCTGAGCGTGGATGAACCAGCCCCATGTACCGGTGGTCCTTATAGGTCCAGATTGCCCAGGACCAGCCATTTGCTTTCGCAATGGCAAACAGGTCCTCCCCCACTTTTTGAGCCACGGTGAGCGCTTTCTCAGCCGTGTAGAGCCCGATTTCGCCGAGCAAGAGCGGCTTTTTTCGTGAGTACTCAATATGAGCTTCAAGGTGTTTCTCAAGGAATGCGCGATCGTAGAACACGCCGTCCACCTCGCCTGGGTAGCCGGCGAGCTTGCCGACGGGCACCACCAGGTCCGGGTAGATGTGGAATTGCACGAGCACGCCGTCTTGATCAAGCAAGTCAGGGGTAAGCCCATCGAAACGCTTCCCGTAATTATCGCCTTCGAGCCAGACGAGGTGCCGTTGATCAATGCGCCGAACTCTCGAGAGCGTATCGCGGTACCATTGTGTGAGGAGCTCGGTCTGGCCTTCCGTCCATGGCTCGTTGAGCAGATCGTAGCCTGCCACTGCAGATTCATTTGCGTATCGGGCCGCTAGGAACACCCACAGGTCGGTAGCACGTCTTCGGTGATCTGCGTATCGCCAAAACTCAGGGAGGGAACTCGCCGAGTTCGCATAAATCTGGCGTGACTGTCCACCTTGCACGGCATGGAGATCGAGGAGCACATAGATGCCGTGCTTCGCACAAAGATTGATGACGCGGTCGAGTTGCTCCAACGCCTCAGGATCGTAAACACCCGGGCAGTTCGGATCCTCAAAGCGACGTTGATTCAAGGGAACCCTGAGAAAATTTACTCCCTTCCGCTGCAGGTACTCCGCATCCTCTTTTTGAAAATAGACGGTTTCGTAAGTCCTCCAGAAGGTACTCGCTCGTGCACCCAGTTGGTCAGCAAATGCCTCGCGGATTTGCGCGTCCACTCCGTAGAGTCCAAAAAGAAAATCCTCGAGCAACAGCCAGTTGCCCAGGTTGAATCCATGAAGGACCAACGGCTCACCGTTTGCCACAAGTGTGTTGCCTCGCACCTCCAGCCAAGGGAGGCGCGGGTGGTCCGTCGCATTGCAGGGCGCGGCACCCAAGAGGGCGATTCCGGTCAGGGTGATGGAAGCGTAGCGGGCGATCTGGAGGAAAATCACGCCTCCAGACGATGAATAGAAACGCCCCCTGTCGAGCGAAACGGGGGCTTGGTTGTTCCTGTGAGTAACGCCTTGCCTAACCTTCGTCGCTCTGCAGCGATGCGATGACAGTGAAGTCCTCGAGCGTGGTGGTGTCGCCTTTCACTTCACCGCCAGCGGCAATCTCCTTCAGGATTCGGCGCATGATTTTTCCGGACCGAGTTTTGGGAAGCCCGGCGGCGAAGCGGACCTGATCAGGTTTCGCAAGCGAGCCGATTTCCTTGCCGACGTGTCCGCGCAGGTCTTCCTTTAACTTCTCGCTCGGCTCAATGCCCGCCTTGAGCGTGACAAACACGACCAGGGACTGGCCTTTGAGATCATCCGGTTTGCCCACGGCCGCTGCTTCCGCAACGGAGGGGTGGGAGACCATGGCGCTTTCCACCTCGGCGGTGCCAATGCGGTGGCCCGAGACATTGAGCACGTCGTCGATGCGACCGACGATCCAGAAGTAATCATCCTTGTCCTGGCGCGCGCCGTCTCCCGTGAAATAGATGCCCGGGTACTCGCTGAAATAGGTCTTTTGGAATCGATCGTCATCACCCCAGAGCGTGCGAAGCATCGACGGCCACGGCTTCGTGATGACAAGTTTTCCACCGCTGTTGCGCGGTACTTCCTTACCCTTGTCGTCGACCACCTTCGGCGCCACGCCAAAGAAGGGCAGGGTGCCGGAGCCGGGCTTCAGGGGAGTGACGCCCGGGAGCGGCGTGATCATGATGGAGCCGGTTTCCGTCTGCCACCACGTGTCGACGATTGGGCAG encodes:
- a CDS encoding cellulase family glycosylhydrolase, with the protein product MIFLQIARYASITLTGIALLGAAPCNATDHPRLPWLEVRGNTLVANGEPLVLHGFNLGNWLLLEDFLFGLYGVDAQIREAFADQLGARASTFWRTYETVYFQKEDAEYLQRKGVNFLRVPLNQRRFEDPNCPGVYDPEALEQLDRVINLCAKHGIYVLLDLHAVQGGQSRQIYANSASSLPEFWRYADHRRRATDLWVFLAARYANESAVAGYDLLNEPWTEGQTELLTQWYRDTLSRVRRIDQRHLVWLEGDNYGKRFDGLTPDLLDQDGVLVQFHIYPDLVVPVGKLAGYPGEVDGVFYDRAFLEKHLEAHIEYSRKKPLLLGEIGLYTAEKALTVAQKVGEDLFAIAKANGWSWAIWTYKDHRYMGLVHPRSDTPWRRFLASTAAGKTRTLSAGFIEDHDLTPSTTLNEAADKIGEGLRWQEAYHTMLGARRPFLMLQSKALLAPLGTATDESVRALAESFAFANCEESPPIAGLYLSGRGR